In Lolium rigidum isolate FL_2022 chromosome 3, APGP_CSIRO_Lrig_0.1, whole genome shotgun sequence, the genomic window ATAGTGTCTCTAGCCTTAGATCCCATCTTGCTCTGCAATATGAGAATCAGGCAAGACAAGTTGTCTTCTTTGGTTCGGCCAAAGACCTCCCGGATAACTGCGACTCTGATGGGCTCGGGTGGGCAGAACACGATTCTCGCCTGAGTTAACCACATAGTTAAGAGTATATGTGTTACCTCCACACAAAAATGGGGAAGGGATTAAATCACTGGAAAATGGGGGAagggatggggggggggggggggggggagtaccTTGTTGGAGGGGTCGGAGGCGAGGGTGGTGGAGAAGGAGAGGCGCTCGATCTCGGGCGCCTCGGACCACCAGGCGCGGAACTCCGGGAGGGTgcgcgcgaggtcggcctccgggaCGCTGTACCCGCGGTCCCGCAGCATCTCCAAAGCGGTGCGGCGCGCCAGGAACAGGCGCTGGCTCTCAACGCCGCTGAAGTCGACCATGGACGACATGCAGTGGCCGACCTCGGGGGCGGCGTCGTGGTAGTCGTCGACGGCCATTGCGGCGGCGACGTTGGAGGCGGCGGAGCTCTCCGCCGAGTCCATGGTCAGGGATGAATTCTGGGAGGCGATGATTTGGTTAATTTCTTTCCTTTTCTGTCTTGGGACTGGGAGAAAATTGGAGTTTTTGGTTGTCGGTGAACAAGCGAACGAGCCTTCACATTCCCCACCCTCACCTGGTAGGAGTGCACTGTATCTGCCCTAAagcttagggctcctttgattcaaaggatttgcataggaattgtgtaggatttggttcctatggaaaaatttcctatacatgttgtttgattcataggaacatagcctataggaaaaattcctataggaatcttgtagtgtaattcctataggaaaaaagcattagctcatacctcatggaaaaattcctttgctacaatcaaacaaacttcatcttcctataggattcaagtagacatgtcattccaatcctatacctttcctattcctatgtttttcctatccttcaaatcaaaggagcccttagctGGTCATAGCGGGAAGTAACTTAGTCTAGGTTACTATCTTTATAGTGAGTAgttacttatatgtggtgtcatgcattatatcatttattatgttgtagactcatcttgctttgaggtgtgtgatgttatggtaacatggcTAGTTACcagctcactctctttcttcatttattagcatgtcatgtcaccaaaatatcttgagacgtgtgatgttactagctatgttactcccactatgagcagtcttatgcCCTAAAAGATACAGATTCAGATAttctttgtactccctccgattcatctagaactaaaatatgtctagatatatctatattagagtcttaatatgaaccggagggagtaccataaCATCATCACTAGCAGTACCCTCAAACTGGTCAAACCCTCAAATTAACTGCTTTTATGAGGGTTGAGGCTGAAAGTTGGCGTGGAACAGAGCTCTCAAACCCGTAAACCCTAAAAAAATGAAGGCCCATCCATCATTTTCCATCCCAACCTGCACAAAGGTTGAGGGGCAAAAACACACGGCCCTTCATTCTGGTCAACGACACGTCGCGGGAGGGAAAATTCCCTCAACCGCTCGAGCCCTCCTCCTTCCTTGCGCCGTCGACCCTCATCCGTCCCACCGCCAGCCAAGGAGGCCCCGCCGGCCCCCGCCGCCGAATCCCGCGTCCGGCCGCGCCTCGAGCGCCCCCGCGCAGCCGCCACCCGCCCCCGCCCTGAGCGCTGCCGTGGTGGCCTCCACGCACGTCGGCATGAAGAGGAGGCGGGCGCACGTCCTCACAGGCTCCACCGCCACGTCcgtcgccccgccgccgccgtctcccccGCAGTCACCGCCTCcgtcgcccccgcccccgccccgaAGAGGAATAAGTTGGTTCCCTCCTTGGGGCCAAAGCACACCCGAGCGAAGAGGAACGCCCCGGGCGCGCCGCCCATGGAGAAGAAGTCGGCCAGCCGCAAGAAGGCCACTCCTCCACCCGtctccgcccctccgccgccaagcACCAAtgaggtgctcgacgaaatgtcGACCCCAACTGCTTCTTACATGGGACTTCTCAACGATGCCGAGGTGAACATTGGGGCTCCTCCCCTCGATTCTTTCGACTTTAaaggtgaggaggaagaggaggaggaggcgagtgcggaggaggaagaggtaaCCGAGATCAATGAGGCGGCGTTCCAAACCGCTCAAGATGAAGGGGTGCCCGCCGGCTGATGTTGTGCAGAGcacgcagttgggaaaccccaagaggaaggtatgatgagcacatcagcaagttttccctcagtaagaaaccaaggtttaatcgaccagtaggagaaataaatcacttctgaaggtgttgctggctgactttggcagggcgcactaccggtgtcagcaacaacatggaacctgcacacaacacaaccaaaatactttgccccaacttacagtgaggttttcaatctcactggttttgctggaaacaaagaattagacgtatagtgtggaaagagatgcttgtttgcagtgaaataaagagaacattgctttgtagtagatggttttattagtgtaaaagaaaggaccggggtccacacagttcactagaggtgtctctccataaagataaataacatgctgggtaaacaaattacagctaggcaattgatagaataaagaccatacatgacaagatggttACTATGAGAttaatttgggcattacaacacgattcatagaccgtaatccaactgcatctatgactaataatccaccttcaggttagcatccgcacccctttcagtattaagttgcaagcaacagattattg contains:
- the LOC124699217 gene encoding DNA-directed RNA polymerase V subunit 5A-like, which produces MDSAESSAASNVAAAMAVDDYHDAAPEVGHCMSSMVDFSGVESQRLFLARRTALEMLRDRGYSVPEADLARTLPEFRAWWSEAPEIERLSFSTTLASDPSNKARIVFCPPEPIRVAVIREVFGRTKEDNLSCLILILQSKMGSKARDTIKELFKFKVDVFQITELLVNMTNHVLKPKHQVLTAEEKAKLLKQYNVVDSQLPRMLETDAVARYYGLSKGTVVKFTYDNELTADHVSYRCVL